In Candidatus Neomarinimicrobiota bacterium, a single genomic region encodes these proteins:
- a CDS encoding cytochrome c3 family protein codes for MFKKFSLLLYSLLFIQLNSVNAGDEKIRPIKLSHKVHMALENVECSTCHKDTDISVRSSDIILPSKEVCSSCHDVESPEKCSQCHLTTDAKGFRGFITPEPELNFNHKYHTVTRGLPCFFCHGDIENQDVISEANMPPMTTCFNCHNDKIAPTDCGWCHLNEDNLRPEFHTTDWLSKHRVIYNSGKLKAENNCAMCHQDNWCQECHTGSQLTKSSPQSVSPFYQPSERGRKPQTISRVHSLNYRFLHPIDAKGRERFCTTCHEFTEFCVECHREDENRFMPKWHQGSDWAPGFRVGGRHADFARRDLERCMGCHDLQGEATTCLRCHVDER; via the coding sequence ATGTTCAAAAAATTCAGCCTCCTCCTTTATTCTTTATTGTTTATTCAGCTGAACAGCGTTAACGCCGGCGATGAAAAGATCAGACCGATCAAGCTCTCGCACAAAGTTCACATGGCTTTGGAAAATGTCGAATGTTCAACTTGTCACAAAGACACCGACATTTCGGTCAGATCTTCCGATATTATTTTACCTTCTAAGGAAGTATGCTCCTCATGCCATGACGTTGAATCTCCGGAGAAATGCAGTCAGTGTCATTTGACAACAGATGCAAAGGGATTCAGAGGATTTATAACACCCGAACCTGAATTAAACTTCAACCACAAATACCACACTGTCACCCGGGGACTTCCCTGTTTCTTCTGCCACGGCGATATCGAAAATCAGGATGTTATCAGCGAAGCAAATATGCCGCCTATGACCACATGCTTCAATTGCCATAACGATAAAATCGCCCCTACCGACTGCGGGTGGTGCCACCTGAACGAGGATAATTTAAGACCCGAATTTCATACTACCGACTGGCTGAGCAAGCACCGGGTCATATATAATTCGGGAAAGTTGAAAGCGGAGAATAATTGCGCTATGTGTCATCAGGATAACTGGTGTCAGGAATGCCACACCGGTTCCCAGCTGACGAAATCTTCTCCTCAGAGCGTTTCACCCTTTTACCAGCCGAGTGAACGGGGAAGGAAACCGCAGACCATATCGAGAGTGCATTCACTTAATTACCGCTTCCTCCATCCTATCGATGCCAAAGGCAGGGAACGTTTCTGCACTACCTGCCATGAGTTTACGGAGTTTTGCGTTGAATGCCACAGGGAAGATGAAAACCGGTTCATGCCTAAATGGCATCAGGGTTCCGACTGGGCGCCCGGTTTCAGAGTCGGCGGAAGACATGCTGATTTCGCGCGGCGTGATCTCGAGCGCTGCATGGGCTGCCACGACCTTCAGGGGGAAGCTACGACATGTTTGAGATGCCATGTGGATGAAAGATGA
- a CDS encoding oligopeptide transporter, OPT family: MGNDSKVKTLSSAAYAPKEGEVYEPYIAEKDNVVEFTLKAIIVGALFGIIFGAANAYLGLKVGLTVSTSVPIAVMTVGFFRLVRPWLGKTTILEHNISQTVGSASSSLASGIIFTLPALFLWGLDPTVFSMALIGFTGGLLGILFMIPLRKFLIVQEHGKLPYPEGTACAEVLVASEVGGSHAKIVFTGLGVGAVFKGLMSFGNFWSENLSWAIPGLPKGRIGIHILPALLGVGYILGYRVSAILVSGSLLSWGILIPLIAYFGDGLTSTLAPEPAKLISEMTTSQIWSRYIRYIGAGAVATGGLISLTRAIPTIVSSFKVGLEQIKSRISSSNELKIRTERDLNMAYVLGGVLIIALLIALSPNIISAADSLAVRAVGATLIIICSFFFVTVSSRIVGLVGVTSNPTSGMTIATLLLVSSIFVLLGWTDDVGKATAITVGAVVAVAASIAGDTSQDLKTGFLLGATPYRQQIGEMIGAGTAAYFVAMTVVALHQVYGFGSTELPAPQATLMKVVIEGILSRDIPWVLIMTGVMFAIVAELLSIPSLPLAVGIYLPVSTMTPIFVGGLIRHYVEKKSAKNEDLLKQRRERGILLGSGFVAGDGITGVLIAFYALYVGTRPSWNFHEWMGGMDTFISFAIFLGLVYFLLKVAMGKNEPRSDIPAD; encoded by the coding sequence ATGGGTAATGACAGCAAGGTCAAAACGCTCAGCTCAGCGGCGTACGCGCCTAAAGAAGGCGAAGTTTACGAACCATACATCGCTGAAAAAGATAACGTAGTCGAATTCACGCTGAAAGCAATAATAGTCGGAGCGCTTTTCGGAATAATATTCGGCGCCGCAAACGCATACCTTGGACTTAAAGTAGGGTTGACCGTTTCGACCTCCGTTCCTATAGCTGTTATGACTGTCGGTTTCTTCCGTCTTGTCAGGCCGTGGCTTGGAAAAACTACCATACTTGAGCATAACATTTCTCAAACGGTAGGCTCAGCCAGCTCGAGTCTCGCGAGCGGAATAATATTCACCCTTCCCGCACTATTCCTTTGGGGTCTTGATCCGACCGTCTTCAGTATGGCGTTAATCGGTTTCACAGGGGGACTGCTCGGAATTCTTTTCATGATACCGCTTCGCAAATTCCTGATCGTCCAGGAACATGGAAAGCTTCCCTACCCCGAGGGAACTGCTTGTGCCGAAGTCCTTGTCGCAAGCGAAGTAGGCGGATCTCATGCGAAAATCGTATTTACGGGTCTCGGTGTCGGAGCCGTATTTAAAGGCTTGATGTCGTTCGGGAACTTCTGGAGTGAGAATTTGAGCTGGGCGATTCCCGGGCTCCCCAAAGGTAGAATAGGCATTCACATCCTCCCGGCTTTACTCGGGGTGGGCTATATCCTCGGATATCGCGTGTCGGCGATACTGGTTTCCGGCAGTCTTCTGTCGTGGGGTATCTTGATACCGCTTATTGCTTACTTCGGGGATGGTTTAACCTCTACTCTCGCGCCTGAACCGGCTAAACTCATTAGTGAAATGACAACGAGTCAGATATGGTCCCGTTACATAAGGTACATCGGCGCCGGCGCCGTCGCCACAGGTGGACTAATCTCTCTTACAAGGGCAATCCCCACAATTGTCTCTTCTTTTAAAGTTGGGTTGGAACAGATAAAAAGCCGCATCTCTTCATCTAATGAGTTAAAAATTCGCACGGAGAGAGACCTGAACATGGCATACGTACTCGGCGGCGTACTGATCATAGCTCTTTTAATCGCTCTTTCACCTAATATTATCAGTGCAGCGGACTCACTCGCTGTACGTGCGGTGGGTGCGACGCTCATAATTATCTGTTCGTTCTTCTTTGTTACCGTTTCCTCCAGAATCGTCGGACTCGTCGGGGTAACAAGCAATCCCACATCGGGAATGACTATCGCTACACTGCTTCTGGTAAGCTCCATATTCGTTCTGCTTGGCTGGACGGATGATGTCGGCAAAGCTACTGCTATTACCGTTGGAGCGGTGGTTGCCGTAGCCGCCTCTATCGCCGGTGATACCTCGCAGGATTTAAAAACCGGTTTTCTCCTCGGCGCCACACCCTACCGACAGCAGATAGGCGAGATGATAGGCGCCGGCACGGCAGCTTATTTTGTGGCGATGACTGTGGTTGCTCTGCATCAGGTTTACGGGTTCGGCTCAACCGAGCTTCCGGCGCCCCAGGCAACTTTGATGAAAGTGGTGATCGAGGGAATACTATCCAGGGACATCCCGTGGGTTCTTATCATGACGGGTGTGATGTTTGCAATAGTAGCTGAATTATTATCAATACCCTCACTGCCTTTAGCGGTGGGAATTTACCTTCCTGTCTCTACTATGACCCCGATTTTTGTCGGCGGGTTAATCAGACATTATGTAGAAAAAAAATCCGCCAAAAATGAAGATTTATTGAAACAGAGAAGAGAAAGAGGAATTCTTCTCGGTTCAGGTTTTGTGGCGGGTGATGGTATTACGGGCGTACTCATAGCATTTTACGCTTTATACGTTGGAACGAGACCATCGTGGAATTTTCATGAATGGATGGGAGGCATGGACACATTTATTTCGTTCGCAATATTTCTCGGTCTTGTCTATTTCTTGCTTAAGGTTGCTATGGGAAAAAATGAGCCGCGCTCGGATATTCCCGCTGATTAA
- a CDS encoding AAA family ATPase: MIIKSLSPEKLRNSINPKSFKFRSTKEVRPLSGVIGQERAVRAIEFGLGMKGHGYNIFVTGLSGTGKATIVERILRQLAEKDVGPNDWFFVHNFSEPDHPRAISLPLGMGIEFKKDMEALLNSLKSDLPKAFSDKPYEEQKEDTYSEFNEKQNSALQRLENYAKKRKIIIQGSATGYKTIPFIGDREMTPEEYENLPERSKKKIDENIAEVQDKISASVRELSRLEEKTDEKIEKLNEDIAEFTVNQRLGKLLKKYNFSDPVKEYLNEVKDDLIKNVWDIVSLGEEKGNVLSLQIPQSKPSFTKYKINVVVSNTKVKCAPVVVETNPTYQNLFGRIEKKAQFGTLVTDFTLIKSGSLLKSNGGYLIVDIESILSHPFVWETLKRTLKNKELRIEDLSDELGLITTVGLKPEPIPLDVKVILLGRADIFHFLEQYDESFRKTFKVRADFDNSVKMTKNSNNQYASFISKVCFEEDLRHFNPSGVAAIIEHAQRTVSDQKRGSIQFGHLVNIVREASYTAGKNNRRFVSEQEVESAINERRFRSNLVEEKIREQIKRDVITFELSKRVVGQVNGLAVYQAGDHSFGVPARITASVYAGKGNVVQIDREVKLSGSTHNKGVLILSAYINRIFAVNTPLSLSVSITFEQNYSFIDGDSASSTELYSLLSALSSIPVKQPIAVTGSVDQMGKVQAIGGVNQKIEGFFDVCLDKGLTGDQGVMIPASNVQHLMLRKDIIEVVRSGLFHIWPIKSIEQGIEVLTGVPAGKRNKRGHFPKGTVYGEVEKRLREYHKESILFKRNIKKELGILNEKEEDSS; encoded by the coding sequence TTGATAATTAAATCCCTATCTCCCGAAAAACTTCGGAACAGCATAAACCCCAAATCATTTAAGTTCAGATCAACCAAAGAAGTACGCCCTTTATCGGGAGTTATCGGACAGGAAAGAGCGGTTCGGGCGATCGAATTCGGTTTGGGTATGAAAGGTCACGGTTACAACATCTTCGTGACGGGGTTATCCGGAACAGGAAAAGCTACAATAGTGGAAAGGATTCTCCGTCAACTCGCAGAAAAAGATGTTGGTCCCAATGACTGGTTCTTCGTTCACAATTTTTCCGAACCGGATCATCCTCGCGCGATCTCCTTACCCCTCGGAATGGGAATCGAATTCAAGAAGGATATGGAAGCGCTGTTGAACTCATTAAAATCGGATTTACCGAAGGCGTTTAGTGATAAACCCTATGAGGAACAGAAAGAAGACACTTACAGTGAGTTTAATGAGAAACAAAATTCAGCGCTTCAACGCCTTGAAAACTATGCTAAAAAGCGGAAAATAATAATTCAGGGAAGCGCCACCGGCTACAAAACAATTCCATTTATCGGCGACAGAGAGATGACGCCTGAAGAATATGAGAATCTGCCTGAAAGAAGTAAGAAAAAAATCGATGAAAATATCGCAGAGGTTCAGGATAAAATTTCGGCATCCGTCAGGGAGCTCTCCCGATTAGAAGAGAAAACCGATGAAAAGATAGAAAAATTGAACGAAGATATCGCTGAGTTTACTGTCAATCAACGACTTGGAAAGTTGTTGAAGAAATACAATTTTTCCGATCCTGTTAAAGAGTATTTAAATGAAGTCAAAGACGACCTTATTAAAAACGTATGGGATATAGTTTCCTTAGGAGAAGAAAAAGGCAACGTGCTGAGCCTTCAGATTCCTCAGTCAAAACCGAGTTTTACGAAATATAAAATCAACGTTGTCGTATCAAATACGAAGGTGAAATGCGCTCCTGTTGTGGTCGAGACCAATCCCACTTATCAAAATTTATTCGGCAGAATCGAAAAGAAAGCGCAGTTCGGTACTCTTGTCACCGATTTTACGCTGATAAAATCCGGAAGTCTGCTAAAATCAAACGGCGGTTATTTGATCGTTGATATCGAGTCCATCCTTTCTCATCCGTTCGTCTGGGAGACGTTGAAACGGACGTTGAAAAACAAAGAGCTGCGGATAGAAGACCTCAGCGATGAACTCGGCTTGATCACAACGGTCGGTCTTAAACCCGAACCGATACCGCTTGACGTTAAAGTGATTCTCCTCGGAAGAGCGGACATTTTCCATTTTCTTGAACAGTATGACGAATCGTTCAGGAAAACTTTTAAAGTAAGGGCGGACTTTGACAATTCAGTAAAGATGACAAAAAACTCGAACAATCAGTACGCAAGTTTCATATCAAAAGTATGTTTTGAAGAGGACCTTCGTCATTTTAACCCATCGGGAGTAGCTGCGATCATCGAACACGCCCAGCGGACTGTTTCTGATCAAAAGCGCGGATCTATTCAATTCGGTCACTTGGTGAATATTGTCAGGGAAGCGAGCTATACGGCTGGAAAAAACAATCGACGGTTTGTTTCCGAACAGGAGGTCGAATCGGCGATAAATGAACGTAGATTTCGCTCGAACCTCGTCGAGGAAAAGATCAGAGAGCAGATAAAAAGGGATGTCATAACCTTCGAATTGTCGAAGCGCGTTGTCGGTCAGGTCAACGGGCTCGCGGTATATCAGGCAGGAGATCACTCGTTCGGTGTTCCTGCAAGAATTACCGCCAGTGTTTACGCCGGAAAAGGAAACGTTGTCCAGATAGACAGAGAGGTAAAGTTGAGCGGAAGCACCCACAACAAAGGTGTGCTCATCCTTTCTGCATACATAAATAGAATATTCGCTGTTAATACACCCTTATCGCTGTCGGTGAGCATAACTTTTGAACAAAATTACTCCTTTATAGACGGCGACAGCGCCTCGTCGACAGAGCTTTACTCACTCCTTTCAGCTCTCTCTTCGATTCCTGTCAAGCAACCGATTGCCGTTACCGGCTCCGTAGATCAAATGGGGAAAGTTCAGGCTATCGGGGGAGTCAATCAAAAGATTGAAGGATTTTTTGACGTCTGCCTCGATAAAGGACTTACCGGTGATCAGGGAGTGATGATCCCGGCATCGAACGTGCAGCACTTGATGTTGAGAAAAGACATAATCGAAGTGGTACGCTCAGGATTATTTCATATTTGGCCGATTAAATCAATCGAGCAGGGAATCGAAGTACTTACCGGCGTCCCCGCCGGAAAAAGAAATAAGAGAGGACATTTTCCAAAGGGAACCGTGTATGGCGAAGTTGAAAAGCGACTGCGTGAATATCATAAAGAATCAATATTATTCAAGCGAAATATTAAAAAAGAACTCGGGATTCTGAACGAAAAAGAAGAAGATTCCAGCTAA
- a CDS encoding 2-oxoacid:acceptor oxidoreductase subunit alpha: MAKSNGDQPDAAEIKENLENIDSATVRFAGDSGDGMQLAGTQFSNTTAIFGNDLSTLPDFPAEIRAPAGSLPGVSGFQICFSSHDVMTPGDEPDAMVIMNPAALKMNVGDLQPGGILIVNEDAFKPLNIQKAGYDVSPLEDGSLSEYRLIKIPITKLTLNALEDFNLNNKIKERSKNFTALGIVFWLYDRPLQPTIEWVKEKFAKVPDVAEANITALKTGNNFASTARIFTSHYSVKKAKMKKGKYRNITGNEATALGYVTAANLAGKQLVYASYPITPASDILHELAKHKSFRVKTIQAEDEIAAICAALGAAYTGSIGITGTSGPGLALKSEAINLALMTEIPVVISNVQRGGPSTGLPTKTEQADLLQAMFGRNSDSSLPIVAASTPADCFKMAFEAVRLAVESMSPVIFLTDGYLGSGSEPFKVPDVADLPRIEIKHHTDPKTYAPYLRDMKTFSRPWAVPGTPGLEHRLGGLEKADGSGDVSYDPLNHELMTMYRHKKVESLANSIPLLKVTGPKSGKLLVLGWGSTFGAISAAVKSLSANGIEISSTHLNYLNPFPKNLGKVLSSFEKVLIPEINLGQLALLIKARFGVNVVQLNKVKGKPFLIHEIYDKIREVLKGN, from the coding sequence ATGGCTAAATCGAACGGCGATCAACCCGATGCAGCCGAGATAAAAGAAAATTTAGAGAACATAGATTCCGCAACAGTGCGATTCGCCGGCGATTCCGGTGATGGAATGCAGCTTGCCGGCACCCAATTCTCCAACACCACTGCGATTTTCGGCAACGATCTGAGCACATTGCCGGACTTTCCGGCGGAAATCAGAGCGCCGGCAGGATCACTCCCCGGTGTTAGCGGATTCCAAATCTGCTTCTCGAGTCATGATGTAATGACACCCGGTGACGAACCTGATGCCATGGTTATAATGAACCCCGCCGCTCTGAAAATGAACGTCGGTGACTTACAACCCGGCGGAATACTTATAGTAAACGAAGATGCGTTTAAACCCCTAAATATTCAAAAAGCCGGATACGACGTTTCACCGCTCGAAGATGGATCTTTATCGGAGTATCGTCTGATCAAGATCCCGATTACCAAATTAACTCTGAACGCACTCGAAGATTTCAATTTGAATAACAAAATTAAAGAGCGTTCAAAAAATTTCACCGCTTTAGGGATAGTTTTCTGGTTATATGACCGACCTCTTCAGCCGACCATCGAGTGGGTGAAGGAAAAATTCGCGAAAGTCCCCGACGTTGCTGAGGCGAATATTACAGCGCTGAAAACAGGTAATAACTTTGCGTCAACCGCCCGGATTTTCACAAGTCATTATTCCGTAAAAAAGGCGAAAATGAAAAAGGGGAAATACCGCAACATCACGGGCAACGAAGCGACCGCTCTCGGTTATGTAACGGCGGCAAATTTAGCCGGTAAGCAACTGGTTTATGCATCTTACCCGATAACGCCCGCCAGCGACATTCTTCATGAGCTCGCTAAGCATAAATCGTTCCGCGTCAAAACTATACAAGCGGAAGATGAAATTGCGGCGATATGCGCAGCTCTGGGCGCAGCTTATACGGGAAGTATCGGAATTACGGGAACGAGCGGTCCCGGACTCGCCCTTAAAAGCGAGGCGATCAACCTGGCACTCATGACGGAGATTCCGGTAGTTATTTCAAATGTCCAGAGGGGCGGTCCGAGCACCGGATTGCCCACAAAGACCGAGCAGGCCGACTTGCTTCAGGCGATGTTTGGTCGTAACAGTGACTCTTCGCTTCCTATAGTTGCAGCTTCGACTCCAGCTGATTGCTTCAAAATGGCATTCGAAGCTGTCCGTCTTGCCGTAGAGTCGATGTCGCCTGTTATCTTCCTTACGGACGGTTACCTCGGCTCCGGCTCTGAGCCGTTTAAAGTGCCTGATGTCGCAGACCTGCCTCGAATCGAGATAAAACATCACACCGATCCCAAAACGTACGCTCCATATCTAAGAGATATGAAAACTTTTTCCAGGCCCTGGGCTGTCCCGGGGACTCCCGGCTTAGAGCATCGTCTCGGTGGTTTGGAGAAGGCGGACGGCTCAGGTGACGTGAGCTACGACCCTCTCAACCACGAACTGATGACGATGTACCGTCATAAAAAAGTGGAAAGTCTGGCGAATTCAATTCCGCTCCTGAAAGTAACAGGGCCGAAATCAGGTAAACTTCTCGTACTCGGTTGGGGTAGTACGTTCGGCGCAATATCAGCGGCGGTCAAGTCTCTAAGCGCTAATGGAATAGAGATATCGAGCACACACCTCAACTACCTGAATCCGTTTCCGAAAAACCTCGGTAAAGTTTTGAGCTCATTTGAAAAGGTTCTTATACCCGAGATCAATCTCGGCCAATTAGCATTACTGATAAAAGCCCGATTCGGTGTTAATGTCGTCCAGCTGAATAAGGTTAAAGGGAAACCATTTTTAATACACGAAATCTACGATAAGATCCGGGAAGTTCTGAAAGGGAATTAG
- a CDS encoding 2-oxoacid:ferredoxin oxidoreductase subunit beta, giving the protein MKNKGNGNGRAVSQLTKADFTSSNEVRWCPGCGDYSILSQVQKLLPTLGVPKENFVFVSGIGCSSRFPYYLDTYGFHSIHGRALPIATGVKVANPDLSVWVITGDGDALSIGGNHFIHALRRNPDINILLFNNRIYGLTKGQYSPTSEMGKVTKSSPFGSVEQPIRPVNVALAAEASFVARTIDRWPHHLSEMIKKAFDHKGTSLVEIYQNCNIFNDGAFFEYTEKDVKDDNTLILEDGKPLLFGKDNDKGVILDGVTPKMVKLGDKYSEKDLLVHNEKEDSPIMANILANIEFYGGPLPLGVFRSVERPCYEDMIEDQIEDVINKNGEGDIQKLLSSGYTWTVN; this is encoded by the coding sequence ATGAAGAACAAAGGCAACGGAAACGGCAGAGCAGTATCTCAATTAACAAAAGCGGATTTTACGTCAAGCAATGAAGTTCGGTGGTGTCCCGGATGCGGCGATTACTCGATTCTTTCACAGGTTCAAAAGCTATTGCCTACTCTCGGAGTCCCGAAGGAAAACTTCGTGTTCGTTTCCGGAATTGGCTGTTCGAGCCGCTTTCCTTATTACCTTGACACCTATGGTTTTCATTCGATACACGGAAGAGCGCTTCCGATCGCTACAGGAGTCAAGGTCGCTAATCCTGACCTGTCTGTATGGGTCATTACGGGCGATGGAGATGCGTTGTCAATTGGAGGAAATCATTTTATACATGCGCTTCGGCGTAACCCGGACATCAATATTCTGCTCTTCAACAACCGTATTTACGGCTTGACCAAGGGACAATATTCCCCTACCTCGGAGATGGGTAAAGTCACAAAATCAAGTCCGTTCGGAAGCGTTGAGCAGCCGATAAGACCCGTTAATGTAGCCCTCGCGGCTGAAGCTTCTTTTGTAGCACGCACGATAGACCGATGGCCTCATCACCTTTCCGAAATGATTAAAAAAGCTTTTGATCATAAAGGCACTTCACTCGTTGAGATATACCAGAATTGCAACATATTCAATGACGGAGCGTTTTTCGAATATACCGAGAAGGACGTAAAAGACGATAACACGCTGATCCTCGAAGACGGTAAACCTCTTCTTTTTGGAAAAGATAATGACAAAGGCGTTATATTGGACGGTGTGACGCCAAAGATGGTCAAATTAGGGGATAAATATTCCGAAAAAGATCTTCTCGTCCATAACGAGAAAGAGGATTCCCCGATAATGGCAAATATTCTTGCGAACATCGAATTTTATGGCGGTCCGCTGCCCTTAGGTGTTTTCCGCTCTGTAGAAAGACCATGTTACGAAGATATGATAGAAGATCAGATCGAAGACGTCATCAACAAGAACGGAGAAGGAGATATCCAAAAACTTCTATCAAGCGGGTACACCTGGACCGTTAATTAG
- a CDS encoding alpha/beta hydrolase yields MTPILSTKDLNLYYREEGTGTPVVLLHGLTLSGLMWTPQVKALSKTYRVIIPDLRGHGKSSAPDHGYTFHDYASDIKRLFDELNLDKAHLIGLSLGGAVAAEFTVAYSESVISTVLISPMPPRFIPGDDWSVTLNKFRSVMNDKGLDSAVENVLLKEPVFGKMNIGIDDWMNLKNAVRQFSGTPVDDNLSGRNDSMRILELLPALETPFLIITGENDYKKFHDTAESLADSLLNVRHLSVKNAGHLCSMEQPEIVNKEILQFLSNSVHHRTQKSDD; encoded by the coding sequence TTGACCCCGATATTAAGCACCAAAGATCTGAACCTCTATTACCGCGAAGAAGGTACCGGTACTCCGGTCGTACTGCTCCATGGTCTGACTCTATCGGGACTTATGTGGACGCCGCAGGTAAAAGCGCTTTCCAAAACATACAGGGTGATTATTCCTGACCTGCGAGGGCACGGTAAATCTTCGGCGCCTGACCATGGCTACACCTTTCACGATTATGCATCGGATATCAAACGGCTTTTTGACGAATTGAACCTGGATAAGGCGCATCTGATCGGATTATCTCTCGGTGGTGCGGTCGCTGCGGAGTTCACGGTAGCCTATTCTGAATCGGTTATCTCAACCGTTCTCATAAGTCCGATGCCTCCGCGATTTATACCGGGAGATGACTGGTCGGTGACCTTGAATAAATTCCGGAGTGTTATGAATGATAAGGGATTGGATAGCGCAGTTGAAAATGTCTTGCTAAAGGAGCCCGTATTCGGTAAAATGAATATAGGAATTGACGATTGGATGAATCTTAAAAATGCCGTCAGGCAGTTTTCAGGTACTCCCGTTGATGATAATCTTTCAGGGAGAAATGATTCGATGAGGATTTTGGAATTACTTCCGGCGTTAGAAACTCCTTTCCTTATAATTACAGGAGAAAACGATTATAAAAAGTTCCATGACACTGCCGAATCTCTCGCGGATTCTCTCTTGAACGTGCGGCATCTGTCGGTTAAAAACGCAGGTCATTTGTGTAGTATGGAACAACCTGAAATAGTAAATAAAGAGATTTTGCAATTTTTAAGCAATTCAGTCCATCACCGAACGCAAAAATCCGATGATTAA
- a CDS encoding glutathione S-transferase N-terminal domain-containing protein, with protein sequence MIKLYETTFCPYCDIVKDRLNELGLEFESVIVPSPRHRRKIVQELSGQSLVPVIVDGDEVINDSQRIIEYLSKYQSNMN encoded by the coding sequence ATGATTAAGCTTTACGAAACAACGTTCTGCCCCTATTGTGATATTGTGAAGGACAGATTGAATGAGCTCGGATTGGAATTCGAAAGCGTGATAGTGCCCTCTCCGCGTCACCGGAGAAAGATAGTTCAGGAGCTTTCGGGGCAATCGCTGGTTCCGGTTATTGTCGACGGCGATGAAGTCATTAACGATTCACAAAGGATAATAGAGTACTTATCAAAATATCAATCGAATATGAATTGA
- a CDS encoding amidohydrolase: protein MNKTIKAKSSEIAAEVKKWRRHIHENPELSNEENETSKFVESNLKKFGFNPVNGVANTGVVALLVGGKPGPTIAVRADMDALPIEEETGLKFASKNKGVMHACGHDFHTSILLGVAKILNDVKEELPGKVKFIFQPAEEAPSGQMVGARLMVKEGVLNSPDVEAIFGLHVASELDVGSLGYVSGPFMASSDLFKITIHGKRSHGAYPWKGIDAIVIASEVVTALQSITSRRIDARKPVVVTVGKINGGENFNIIAAEVILEGTVRTLDPEAHEQVPVIMEEILKGITSAHGASYEFSYTRGAPVTVNDPELTAQSISSLESTVGESLVIVGNPTMGAEDFAWFANEVPGFYFDLGVRNEKENKIYGVHTALFNPDEDALELGVRAMSQVIIDYLTRNSK from the coding sequence TTGAACAAAACTATCAAAGCGAAATCCTCGGAGATCGCCGCTGAAGTTAAAAAGTGGCGGCGGCATATTCATGAAAACCCGGAGCTATCCAACGAAGAAAATGAAACTTCAAAATTTGTAGAATCAAACCTGAAGAAGTTCGGATTTAACCCCGTAAACGGAGTTGCCAATACCGGAGTGGTCGCTTTGTTAGTAGGCGGCAAGCCGGGTCCGACAATTGCCGTCAGAGCCGACATGGACGCTCTGCCGATTGAAGAAGAGACAGGATTGAAATTCGCCTCTAAAAACAAGGGGGTAATGCACGCCTGCGGGCATGATTTTCACACTTCTATCCTTTTAGGGGTTGCCAAGATACTCAATGACGTCAAGGAAGAACTTCCCGGTAAAGTAAAATTTATCTTTCAACCGGCTGAGGAAGCGCCGTCGGGACAGATGGTAGGCGCTCGCCTCATGGTCAAGGAAGGCGTACTCAATTCGCCCGACGTAGAAGCGATATTCGGACTGCACGTTGCTTCTGAACTTGATGTCGGTAGTCTCGGATATGTCTCGGGTCCCTTTATGGCTTCGAGTGATCTTTTCAAGATCACGATCCACGGCAAGCGCTCTCACGGGGCATATCCGTGGAAAGGGATTGACGCTATTGTAATAGCCTCGGAAGTGGTAACCGCCCTGCAAAGCATTACCAGCAGGCGAATAGATGCCCGGAAACCGGTCGTAGTAACAGTCGGAAAAATTAACGGCGGTGAAAATTTCAATATAATCGCCGCTGAAGTCATACTTGAGGGTACAGTCCGCACACTTGACCCTGAGGCGCATGAGCAGGTACCGGTCATAATGGAGGAAATTTTGAAGGGTATCACCTCGGCGCACGGAGCGAGTTACGAATTTTCCTATACACGGGGAGCGCCCGTTACCGTCAACGACCCGGAGCTTACTGCGCAATCTATCTCTTCCCTCGAATCCACCGTAGGTGAAAGTTTAGTGATAGTTGGGAATCCGACCATGGGCGCTGAAGATTTCGCCTGGTTTGCAAATGAGGTGCCGGGATTCTATTTTGACCTTGGAGTCCGAAACGAAAAAGAGAACAAAATATACGGCGTGCATACGGCTCTCTTCAATCCTGATGAAGATGCCCTCGAATTAGGAGTCAGAGCTATGTCGCAAGTTATTATCGACTATTTAACAAGAAACAGCAAATAA